The following coding sequences are from one Veillonella rodentium window:
- a CDS encoding epoxyqueuosine reductase, whose amino-acid sequence MTTLTAKQVHDKALECGFDDCGIISIDALDSYKDRLAQRLEAVPESEDIYTHTKSFLELKENYPWAHSIVVCTEYYGSYKFPLSLRKRYAKGLLLSLSNIPHSDEFKRRRSFETWLGEKGIRYIGGETAKPAGIIPLRPASVAAGLGIYRKNNFFYGPKGSCYELAAYLIDESCEYIQQSEIPPCPDSCDLCQQGCKTKSLSAPFTMNPLTCVSFINTFGDGKLPDGVTDDMLEVWILGCDNCQDACPFNVDHDWSIGLDYPGLDELEPLLQPEYILKASDAELIKKVIPKCCFHLTDEQIPLLRKSAERAMRGK is encoded by the coding sequence ATGACGACCCTAACAGCAAAACAGGTTCATGACAAAGCGTTGGAATGCGGCTTTGATGATTGCGGTATTATATCCATTGATGCATTGGATTCATATAAGGACCGCCTGGCGCAACGACTTGAGGCGGTTCCGGAAAGTGAGGATATATATACTCATACTAAATCATTTTTAGAGCTAAAAGAAAATTATCCATGGGCTCACTCAATCGTAGTTTGCACGGAGTATTATGGGAGCTATAAGTTTCCCCTATCTCTTCGAAAACGATATGCAAAAGGGCTGCTGTTATCTTTATCAAATATTCCTCACAGTGACGAGTTCAAACGGCGGCGATCTTTTGAAACATGGCTTGGTGAAAAGGGAATACGATATATTGGCGGTGAAACGGCAAAACCGGCCGGAATTATTCCTTTGCGGCCCGCTTCGGTAGCAGCAGGTTTAGGCATCTATCGGAAGAATAATTTCTTTTATGGACCTAAAGGATCCTGTTATGAACTGGCAGCCTATTTAATTGATGAGTCCTGTGAATATATTCAGCAGTCGGAGATACCTCCGTGTCCGGATTCTTGTGACTTATGTCAGCAGGGGTGTAAGACAAAATCTTTATCTGCGCCGTTTACTATGAATCCGTTAACATGTGTATCTTTTATTAATACATTCGGTGATGGTAAGTTACCGGACGGTGTCACAGATGATATGCTGGAGGTGTGGATATTAGGCTGTGATAACTGTCAGGATGCATGTCCTTTTAATGTAGACCATGATTGGAGTATTGGGTTGGATTATCCCGGACTTGATGAATTAGAGCCGCTGCTACAACCGGAATATATTCTGAAAGCATCCGATGCGGAACTTATTAAAAAGGTGATTCCCAAATGCTGCTTTCATTTAACGGATGAGCAAATACCGTTATTACGTAAATCCGCGGAGCGAGCCATGCGGGGTAAATAA
- the murB gene encoding UDP-N-acetylmuramate dehydrogenase: MGNNSNIKTLQAALLERLPGTRVRERELLCEHTTFKIGGPADLFIEPTSMAELSFVLRTIHEQCVPVTVIGCGSNILVKDGGIRGAVVSVRQMMQIMDCNENTLCIGSGFMLKDASEFAWKNGLTGLEFAIGIPGTLGGAVFMNAGAYDGEMSNVVTMVRAVDFEGRIKEYDASHLDFAYRHSIFHDNHEVIGEVVMTLTPGDKAAIRARMDELTAKRESKQPLEFASAGSTFKRPPGYFAGTLIEQTGLKGLSVGDAQVSHKHAGFVINTGRATAKDVLNLIQEVQRRVYDEHGVHLEPEVRMIGED, from the coding sequence ATGGGCAACAACAGTAACATTAAGACATTGCAGGCTGCATTATTAGAGAGACTCCCCGGTACACGTGTGCGTGAACGGGAATTATTATGTGAGCATACGACCTTTAAAATCGGTGGACCTGCTGATCTTTTTATAGAACCTACGTCGATGGCGGAGTTGAGTTTTGTACTGCGTACGATTCATGAACAGTGTGTTCCTGTTACAGTTATCGGTTGCGGTTCCAATATTTTGGTGAAAGATGGCGGCATCCGCGGCGCCGTTGTATCCGTGCGTCAGATGATGCAAATCATGGACTGTAATGAAAATACATTGTGCATCGGGTCCGGTTTTATGTTGAAAGATGCATCTGAATTCGCATGGAAAAATGGTTTGACCGGTCTTGAATTTGCTATCGGAATTCCGGGAACCCTGGGTGGAGCCGTATTTATGAATGCCGGAGCCTATGATGGTGAAATGAGTAACGTCGTGACGATGGTGCGGGCTGTAGATTTTGAAGGGCGCATTAAGGAATATGATGCCTCTCATTTGGACTTTGCCTATCGGCATAGCATTTTTCACGATAATCATGAGGTAATCGGTGAAGTGGTTATGACCTTGACACCCGGCGATAAGGCTGCTATCAGGGCACGTATGGATGAATTGACAGCAAAGCGCGAATCAAAACAACCGCTTGAGTTTGCCAGTGCCGGATCTACTTTTAAACGTCCGCCGGGATATTTTGCAGGAACTCTGATTGAACAGACGGGGCTTAAAGGGCTATCCGTCGGTGATGCACAGGTATCGCATAAGCATGCTGGCTTTGTTATCAATACGGGGAGAGCTACCGCCAAGGACGTACTTAATCTGATTCAGGAGGTACAGCGTCGTGTATATGATGAACATGGTGTACATCTTGAGCCGGAAGTGCGCATGATCGGGGAAGACTGA
- a CDS encoding YlbF family regulator has protein sequence MNYDKAHDLAHAMRESEEYKELMKAQEAVQADATAAALVRTFMAQQMQWEYAKISGAPEEAELLKKQEELMPQIQVNTAAQVYLQAHVRWSQVSNDIYKIISEPITEGMKVLDHGQQQ, from the coding sequence ATGAATTACGATAAGGCTCATGATTTAGCGCATGCTATGCGTGAATCCGAAGAGTACAAAGAGTTGATGAAAGCGCAGGAGGCGGTGCAGGCTGATGCGACCGCGGCTGCGCTGGTGAGAACTTTCATGGCCCAACAAATGCAATGGGAATATGCGAAAATCTCCGGTGCACCGGAAGAAGCAGAATTGTTGAAAAAACAGGAAGAATTGATGCCGCAAATTCAGGTGAATACAGCGGCACAGGTTTACCTGCAAGCTCATGTCCGTTGGAGTCAAGTATCCAACGATATCTATAAAATCATTAGCGAGCCAATCACTGAGGGGATGAAGGTTTTAGATCATGGGCAACAACAGTAA
- the trmL gene encoding tRNA (uridine(34)/cytosine(34)/5-carboxymethylaminomethyluridine(34)-2'-O)-methyltransferase TrmL has protein sequence MEIVLYEPEIPGNTGNIARLCAANHMILHLIKPLGFSVDDKHVKRAGLDYWHLVDVQIHENIQELYDTYPDHRFFYATTKAKHTHSEVKYELGDMLVFGPETRGLPESLLEGKDESCIRIPMIEEARSLNLSNAVAVVAYEAMRQLDYPDLKAEGNWIQSK, from the coding sequence TTGGAAATTGTATTATATGAACCGGAAATTCCCGGTAATACAGGAAATATTGCGCGCTTATGCGCCGCAAATCATATGATCCTACACCTTATCAAGCCGTTGGGATTTTCTGTCGATGACAAGCATGTAAAACGGGCCGGCCTCGATTATTGGCATTTGGTGGATGTACAGATTCATGAGAATATTCAAGAATTATATGATACATATCCTGACCACAGATTCTTTTATGCTACGACGAAGGCGAAACATACTCATTCTGAGGTGAAATATGAACTAGGAGATATGCTTGTTTTTGGACCGGAGACTCGTGGTTTACCTGAATCGTTACTGGAAGGAAAGGATGAATCCTGTATTCGCATTCCTATGATTGAAGAGGCACGATCTTTGAATTTATCCAATGCGGTGGCTGTTGTCGCTTACGAGGCCATGCGGCAGTTGGACTACCCCGATTTGAAAGCGGAAGGAAACTGGATTCAATCTAAATAA
- a CDS encoding VWA domain-containing protein — MSKLRSKLFIVMMSAMLLVTAAGCGSDNMIGNMLSSMSEDEAQRGKGINSDLKDPVYTYEAVVNAAPGVVHQRKVPYGFYSQKGGDDEYEIWSSHVIKQFKDVKPVPDDASEAEINRLFNQILYVSALDYEPVEELDRYAYLVFQKDRIHPFTKQPIKENAQLNLEIVLDASGSMVNEIKGQSMMDIAKNSINEILATLPDNANVGLRVFGHLGDNTAEKRTESCGANELLQPITKLDREKIKSSMTPIQPTGWTSVAKSIEKGASDLSQFTGEKDVNILYIITDGIETCDGDPVAEAEKLKGGKTNVILGIIGLNVDANQDALLRQIAEAGGGYYASANEADTLTSELYRIHELANAQYEWQTLNDEVLNRLKASHASGRLYNGFLAGQALSERINIGSTIECLQSDDLKIIKPFGNVYKALDKKAGERQKIIEKLLEDKLAEVEKADAEYIKSVAGRKGETVAYMPSTSRVDKFSRYYIKREERPDTTAAQQKDGQKLEEKRQPDK, encoded by the coding sequence ATGAGTAAATTACGATCGAAACTGTTTATTGTCATGATGTCAGCCATGCTGTTGGTAACCGCAGCCGGATGCGGCAGTGATAACATGATTGGCAATATGCTGTCTTCTATGAGTGAAGATGAGGCGCAACGCGGCAAGGGGATTAATAGCGATTTAAAAGATCCAGTTTACACCTATGAGGCCGTTGTCAATGCTGCACCGGGGGTGGTTCATCAGCGCAAAGTGCCTTATGGATTTTATTCGCAAAAAGGGGGGGATGACGAATATGAGATTTGGAGCTCTCATGTGATTAAACAGTTTAAAGATGTGAAGCCTGTTCCGGACGATGCATCGGAAGCGGAGATTAACCGATTATTCAATCAGATTCTCTATGTATCCGCTCTTGATTATGAGCCTGTAGAGGAGTTGGATAGGTATGCTTATTTGGTGTTTCAAAAGGACCGCATTCATCCGTTTACGAAGCAGCCGATTAAAGAAAATGCGCAACTGAATCTTGAAATTGTATTGGATGCCAGCGGATCCATGGTCAATGAAATTAAAGGGCAAAGTATGATGGATATTGCTAAAAACTCCATTAATGAAATTTTGGCGACCTTACCGGATAATGCTAATGTAGGCCTGCGCGTATTTGGACATTTAGGAGACAATACGGCGGAAAAACGTACGGAATCTTGCGGCGCCAATGAGCTGTTGCAACCGATAACGAAACTTGATCGGGAGAAAATAAAATCCAGTATGACTCCGATCCAACCGACGGGCTGGACATCGGTTGCGAAATCCATTGAAAAAGGAGCTTCTGACTTGAGTCAATTTACGGGGGAGAAGGATGTTAATATTTTATACATCATTACCGACGGCATCGAAACTTGTGACGGTGATCCGGTGGCTGAGGCGGAGAAATTAAAAGGCGGAAAGACCAATGTCATTCTGGGAATTATAGGTCTTAATGTCGATGCGAATCAAGACGCATTATTGAGACAAATTGCCGAAGCTGGCGGCGGTTATTATGCTTCCGCCAATGAAGCGGACACGTTGACTTCGGAGTTGTATCGGATTCATGAGTTGGCCAATGCGCAATATGAGTGGCAAACGTTAAATGATGAGGTGCTTAATCGGCTTAAAGCAAGTCATGCAAGCGGGCGTCTCTATAACGGCTTTTTAGCGGGGCAGGCTCTTTCCGAAAGAATTAATATTGGTTCCACTATCGAATGCTTACAGAGTGATGATTTAAAGATTATAAAGCCGTTCGGTAATGTGTATAAAGCACTGGATAAAAAGGCGGGGGAACGTCAGAAAATTATAGAGAAGCTGTTGGAGGATAAATTGGCTGAAGTAGAAAAAGCAGATGCGGAGTATATCAAATCTGTAGCAGGGCGGAAGGGTGAAACTGTTGCCTATATGCCGTCCACGAGCCGTGTGGATAAATTCAGTCGTTATTATATCAAACGGGAGGAGCGTCCCGATACGACGGCAGCTCAACAAAAAGACGGTCAGAAATTGGAAGAGAAACGACAACCTGACAAATAA
- the moaC gene encoding cyclic pyranopterin monophosphate synthase MoaC — MDLTHFDEQGNAWMVDVSDKDVTSRTAVAEGFIAVNDTIYDRIAAGTMKKGDVLSVARLAAIMGAKQTSQLIPLCHPLSLTKVEVHCTLVDGESSACTDVTHNRAVKIRAIVKTTGKTGVEMEALTAVQVGLLTVYDMCKAIDKGMIMGPTYLVEKEGGKSGHFVR, encoded by the coding sequence ATGGATTTGACACATTTCGATGAACAGGGCAATGCGTGGATGGTGGATGTGTCCGATAAGGACGTGACGTCGCGTACCGCTGTTGCGGAGGGCTTTATAGCCGTTAACGATACAATTTATGATCGCATTGCGGCGGGAACAATGAAAAAAGGAGACGTATTGAGTGTGGCCCGGTTGGCAGCTATTATGGGGGCAAAACAGACGAGTCAGCTCATACCGCTTTGCCATCCTTTGAGTTTGACCAAGGTGGAGGTGCATTGCACTTTAGTTGATGGTGAAAGCTCGGCCTGTACGGATGTGACGCATAATCGTGCCGTCAAGATTCGTGCTATCGTAAAAACGACAGGGAAAACGGGCGTTGAAATGGAGGCGCTCACAGCCGTTCAGGTGGGACTTCTGACGGTATACGACATGTGTAAAGCTATCGATAAGGGGATGATTATGGGACCTACATATCTCGTTGAAAAAGAAGGAGGTAAAAGCGGGCATTTTGTAAGATAA
- a CDS encoding metal-dependent hydrolase, translated as MKTKLTYFGHACFMLTRGDVSMIFDPFLTGNTWDIAKKEDIKCQYIFVSHGHDDHYGDTDYIAKANDALVISTAEIAGRAAEAGCRTHAMHLGGKFDFEFGSVRLVPAFHGAGIPGGHAAGCLIDFYGDILYFAGDTALFSDMKLLNRFGDIDYALLPIGDNYTMGVEDAALAASYVKARISIPIHYKTWPVIDREPGVFTSLVEGKYNQTGLIIDPGSSIELNS; from the coding sequence ATGAAAACAAAATTAACCTATTTCGGCCACGCCTGCTTTATGCTGACCCGCGGTGATGTATCCATGATTTTTGATCCCTTCTTGACAGGTAATACATGGGATATCGCAAAAAAAGAAGATATTAAATGTCAATATATCTTTGTCAGCCACGGACATGACGATCACTACGGAGATACGGATTATATCGCCAAGGCTAACGATGCCCTCGTTATTTCCACCGCCGAAATAGCCGGCAGGGCAGCTGAAGCCGGATGCCGCACGCATGCCATGCACTTAGGCGGTAAATTCGATTTTGAGTTCGGATCCGTTCGTTTGGTTCCCGCCTTTCACGGTGCCGGGATTCCTGGCGGTCATGCGGCCGGTTGCCTTATTGATTTCTATGGCGACATCCTCTACTTTGCGGGTGATACGGCCCTCTTCAGCGATATGAAGCTGTTAAACCGCTTCGGTGATATCGACTATGCACTCCTGCCTATCGGCGATAACTATACAATGGGCGTTGAGGACGCGGCGCTTGCCGCTTCCTATGTGAAAGCGCGTATTTCTATTCCGATTCACTATAAAACATGGCCTGTTATCGACCGCGAACCCGGTGTATTCACAAGCCTCGTGGAAGGTAAATACAACCAGACTGGTCTCATTATCGATCCCGGTTCCTCCATTGAACTGAACAGTTAA
- a CDS encoding VWA-like domain-containing protein, which produces MQRNLDKDDIRDDTDLLTHIDGWEKTGAYDADAVELLDRWHAKRERIHREAEALYTQIYAAYEAYVDSYEAQHHSLEPERIAADLMNHNISDSHIGTIGRALEDMPLEGTDLAVMQQTVMNTSYEQRLWAILHEVNSLLLEEDQFFGYFYLQMAHRIRFDMTGAFGINLKQGGYVLYVNPFILLRQPPDVMKDGIKREVLHIISAHLMRVKQLSQSFNKTAVHMAMDMVLNDYLEHVDRDAVTVANVNERFGLLLKRFRTIEYYAKAIDKVMTEKPYLFVPIEDADTAVAMEFNPETSHDIWDESDSIDTDTMDRITERYINEASKGDMEGYVKSLIDTFQKTRRTLPWYFYLKKLMGKVSSGYKKTAMRRNRRQPERLELSGTLRQHKAKVWVALDMSGSITDDEFTNALEQVLQIVHAYNHRITVVECDNEVRRIYTMESVRDVKPRLDVRGATAFSPVFSLANQHRVDLLVYFTDGKGEERLRDMPKGYKVLWVLTGEQPKLSLHNPHGPVRELGYAGVDERQDIDEFVRMSNRGGFSMANQEI; this is translated from the coding sequence ATGCAACGTAATTTGGATAAGGATGACATCCGTGACGACACGGATCTGTTGACGCATATCGACGGCTGGGAAAAGACCGGTGCTTATGATGCGGATGCGGTCGAGTTACTAGATAGATGGCATGCCAAACGGGAGAGAATCCATCGTGAAGCGGAGGCTTTATATACGCAGATTTACGCGGCCTATGAGGCCTATGTGGACAGTTATGAAGCTCAACATCACAGCCTTGAACCGGAACGCATCGCCGCTGATTTGATGAATCACAATATATCAGACAGTCATATCGGCACTATCGGTCGCGCATTAGAGGATATGCCTTTAGAAGGAACCGATTTGGCGGTCATGCAACAGACTGTCATGAATACTTCGTATGAGCAGCGGTTGTGGGCGATTTTGCATGAGGTGAACAGTCTGCTTTTGGAAGAAGATCAATTTTTCGGATACTTTTACCTGCAGATGGCACATCGTATCAGATTTGATATGACCGGTGCGTTCGGCATAAATTTGAAACAGGGCGGTTATGTGCTGTATGTGAATCCGTTTATCTTGCTCAGACAGCCGCCGGACGTGATGAAAGACGGCATCAAACGCGAGGTGCTTCATATTATTTCCGCCCATTTGATGCGCGTGAAACAGTTGAGCCAAAGTTTTAATAAAACCGCGGTACACATGGCTATGGATATGGTGTTGAACGATTATTTGGAGCATGTGGACCGAGATGCGGTGACGGTAGCGAATGTGAATGAGCGGTTCGGCTTGTTACTTAAGCGATTCCGTACCATTGAATACTATGCAAAAGCCATTGATAAGGTGATGACGGAAAAACCGTACCTCTTTGTGCCGATTGAAGATGCGGATACGGCGGTAGCGATGGAATTTAATCCTGAGACAAGTCATGATATCTGGGATGAGTCGGACTCTATCGATACGGATACGATGGATCGGATCACAGAGCGCTATATCAATGAAGCCTCTAAAGGGGACATGGAGGGTTATGTGAAAAGTCTCATCGATACCTTTCAGAAAACCCGTCGTACATTGCCGTGGTACTTTTACCTTAAAAAACTGATGGGCAAGGTTTCAAGCGGATATAAGAAGACGGCGATGCGCCGCAATCGCCGTCAGCCGGAGCGCCTTGAATTATCGGGGACATTGCGCCAGCATAAGGCGAAAGTGTGGGTGGCTCTCGATATGAGCGGCAGCATTACCGATGATGAATTTACGAATGCACTGGAGCAAGTATTGCAGATCGTACATGCCTATAACCATCGCATTACGGTCGTGGAGTGCGATAATGAGGTGCGCCGCATATATACGATGGAGTCCGTACGGGACGTAAAGCCGCGTCTGGATGTGCGCGGAGCTACGGCGTTCAGTCCTGTATTTTCGTTGGCAAATCAACATCGCGTAGATTTGCTGGTTTATTTTACGGACGGTAAGGGCGAGGAGCGCTTGCGGGACATGCCGAAAGGGTATAAAGTTCTATGGGTTCTCACAGGGGAACAGCCGAAGCTTTCCCTGCACAATCCGCATGGGCCCGTTCGTGAATTAGGTTATGCAGGTGTCGACGAACGACAGGATATTGATGAATTCGTGCGCATGAGCAATCGCGGTGGATTCTCCATGGCGAATCAGGAAATATAA
- a CDS encoding AAA family ATPase, protein MNFTDTMASVELVLAANQVPLLVGETGIGKTSLAARVAALHDWELVTIDGNLLKEGEIGGLPTVETVSHTDGHGTVHQVKTTVYAVHHTLEHVAQAVDKGRHVLLFIDEINRAEHAVQQELMNLILNREINGFSLSDNVRIVAAMNPEDSFDYQTIDMDPAQQNRFVWLYMHADYMQWIDWAIGGGIESKVIEFISSYPEYLNQRHEDDIDATPRSFERVSGLYSIYKNQEDNGYSRDVFLNVIRGNVGKLIAEAFINFIESDQEPLITFDDVLAAVQKPGAVMSMAEQVQGESPTRLYVAAKNMLHRLNGNSNAQEVHHFVEFLTLYPGDLRIAVMKDLRNTYERVYAYAIEDELFVDTFFEAQK, encoded by the coding sequence ATGAACTTTACAGATACTATGGCCAGTGTTGAATTGGTACTGGCCGCGAATCAGGTACCTTTACTCGTCGGTGAAACGGGTATCGGCAAAACATCATTAGCGGCGCGCGTGGCGGCGCTTCACGATTGGGAACTGGTGACGATTGACGGCAATCTTTTGAAAGAAGGGGAAATCGGCGGCTTACCGACGGTGGAAACAGTGTCACATACGGACGGTCATGGTACCGTACATCAAGTGAAAACCACTGTGTATGCGGTACATCATACGCTGGAACATGTGGCGCAGGCGGTCGATAAGGGGCGGCATGTATTGCTGTTCATCGATGAAATCAATCGCGCTGAACATGCGGTACAACAGGAGTTGATGAATCTCATTCTGAATCGTGAAATCAACGGGTTTTCCTTGAGTGACAATGTGCGAATCGTGGCGGCCATGAATCCGGAGGATTCCTTTGATTATCAAACTATCGATATGGATCCGGCGCAACAGAACCGTTTTGTTTGGCTGTACATGCATGCGGATTATATGCAGTGGATTGACTGGGCTATCGGTGGCGGCATTGAAAGCAAGGTGATCGAGTTTATCTCATCGTATCCGGAATACTTGAATCAGCGGCATGAGGATGATATCGATGCGACGCCGCGCTCCTTTGAGCGGGTATCCGGTCTATACAGTATTTATAAGAATCAAGAGGACAACGGTTACAGTCGCGACGTGTTTTTGAATGTCATACGCGGCAATGTGGGAAAATTGATTGCCGAGGCGTTTATAAACTTTATCGAGTCCGATCAGGAACCGTTGATTACCTTTGACGATGTGCTCGCAGCCGTTCAAAAACCGGGGGCTGTCATGTCTATGGCTGAACAGGTTCAAGGTGAAAGCCCTACGCGTCTTTACGTGGCGGCAAAGAATATGCTGCATCGCCTGAACGGTAACAGCAATGCGCAAGAGGTACATCACTTTGTAGAATTTTTAACACTTTATCCCGGTGATTTACGCATTGCGGTTATGAAAGACCTGCGCAATACGTACGAACGTGTTTATGCCTATGCTATTGAGGATGAACTGTTTGTGGATACGTTTTTTGAGGCGCAGAAATAA
- a CDS encoding potassium channel family protein, with translation MKHKTIAVIGLGQFGTTIAKMLASMKHEVLGVDIDPDIVQKISPYVTHAIVADTTDETAIKSLALSQFDLVIVAIGDNVQANLMTSMLLKEMNMPYVVAKAENSLQGKMLKKMGVDMVIYPEYDVALRLAQSLTRDHVMDYLQLSESIGLIEVDMPAFMVGSCLKDSRLREQYNLNAIGIRRGSELEVPPDPVTILSQEDKLLVIGNNSDLDALTM, from the coding sequence ATGAAACATAAAACTATAGCTGTAATTGGTCTTGGTCAATTCGGTACGACCATTGCTAAAATGCTGGCATCCATGAAACATGAAGTGCTCGGTGTCGATATCGATCCGGATATTGTGCAGAAAATATCGCCCTATGTGACACATGCCATCGTAGCGGACACCACTGATGAAACGGCGATCAAGTCATTGGCACTCAGTCAATTCGATCTGGTTATCGTCGCTATCGGCGACAATGTGCAGGCGAATCTGATGACCTCCATGTTGTTAAAAGAAATGAATATGCCCTATGTGGTGGCGAAAGCGGAAAATAGTTTGCAAGGCAAGATGCTCAAGAAAATGGGCGTAGATATGGTAATTTATCCTGAATATGACGTAGCGTTGCGTTTGGCACAGTCCTTGACGCGCGATCATGTGATGGATTATTTGCAGCTATCTGAAAGTATCGGACTCATCGAGGTGGATATGCCGGCGTTTATGGTCGGGTCCTGCCTGAAGGACTCCAGGTTGCGCGAGCAATATAATCTGAATGCCATCGGTATTCGGCGCGGTTCGGAATTGGAGGTGCCGCCGGATCCTGTGACCATACTTTCACAAGAGGACAAATTATTGGTCATCGGGAATAATTCCGATTTGGATGCATTAACGATGTAG
- a CDS encoding TrkH family potassium uptake protein — MWHDISHHPVQKYIQDNPYRLLALSFFSVMALGTLLLMLPMSSADGYGTNLVDAAFTAVSCVSVTGLATVDTYYHWSFLGKIIMVLLIQLGGLGIVSFTTIIALLLGRRIGLRNRVLLSEDVGQEGMSGLLHITKLITLYTLVMEIIGGIIYTIQLYPYIGSEALYTGFMQAVSTFCNAGFVFFDNNLPYAMVGDVLFNINTMVLIIVGGFGYLATFDIWANRGVRRFTNLKLHTKIMLIGTVTLIAIGAIIILGVEWGNPKTLGPLPVWEKVMASFFQSVTPRTAGIATVDYGSLHPITLFVSIILMFIGAGPNSTGGGVKISTVAVAFLSARTLFDNRPDVEVFERRLSIVTVMKANGIIFLSLLIVLLATCYLAWDETYDFIRILFEVMSAFGTVGLTTGITPDLSDSSKWVLMLVMFTGRVGVMTVIGTWALKTAPMKPIGYAEENVLL; from the coding sequence ATGTGGCACGATATTTCACATCATCCTGTACAAAAATATATTCAAGATAACCCCTATCGATTATTGGCACTCAGTTTTTTCAGTGTCATGGCGTTAGGTACATTACTGTTGATGTTGCCCATGTCGAGTGCCGATGGTTACGGTACGAATCTCGTGGATGCGGCTTTTACGGCGGTATCCTGTGTGTCCGTTACCGGGCTTGCGACTGTAGATACCTATTACCATTGGTCTTTTTTGGGGAAAATAATCATGGTCCTTCTCATTCAGTTGGGCGGACTCGGTATCGTATCGTTTACGACGATTATAGCATTACTGTTAGGACGGCGCATCGGACTTAGAAACCGAGTTCTCCTATCGGAGGATGTAGGACAGGAGGGGATGAGCGGACTCTTACATATCACAAAGCTGATAACACTGTATACCCTAGTTATGGAGATTATAGGCGGCATCATTTATACGATTCAACTATATCCCTATATCGGTTCTGAAGCTCTATATACCGGGTTTATGCAGGCTGTTTCAACCTTCTGTAATGCGGGCTTTGTATTTTTCGATAATAATCTGCCCTATGCTATGGTAGGAGATGTGCTGTTCAATATTAATACAATGGTTCTTATCATTGTCGGCGGCTTCGGATATTTAGCGACCTTTGATATATGGGCGAATCGCGGTGTAAGACGGTTTACAAACCTTAAGCTGCATACTAAAATCATGCTGATAGGAACAGTGACTCTCATTGCGATCGGTGCCATCATCATTTTAGGGGTCGAGTGGGGAAATCCGAAGACTTTGGGGCCTTTACCGGTATGGGAAAAGGTCATGGCTTCGTTTTTCCAATCTGTTACACCGCGTACGGCGGGGATTGCGACGGTGGATTATGGTTCATTACATCCCATTACATTGTTCGTGTCGATTATTCTCATGTTTATAGGGGCCGGACCGAACTCGACGGGCGGCGGTGTCAAGATAAGCACCGTAGCTGTTGCATTTTTGTCTGCTCGCACACTGTTTGATAACAGACCTGATGTGGAGGTCTTTGAACGCCGCTTATCCATAGTTACCGTAATGAAAGCGAACGGTATCATTTTCTTATCGTTACTGATAGTACTATTGGCGACCTGTTATCTTGCATGGGATGAAACGTATGACTTTATACGGATTCTGTTTGAAGTTATGTCCGCATTCGGTACGGTCGGGCTCACGACGGGGATTACCCCGGACTTATCGGATAGCAGCAAATGGGTACTGATGCTCGTCATGTTTACGGGGCGTGTCGGTGTTATGACGGTTATCGGTACATGGGCCTTAAAAACCGCACCTATGAAACCTATCGGATATGCGGAGGAGAATGTGCTGCTCTAA